From Planifilum fulgidum:
AGGCGGAGGAGGCCCGGAGGCTGGGTCTGGACCTGATCATCACCGATCATCACGAACCGCCTTCGATCTTGCCGGAGGCGCTGGCGGTGATCAATCCCAAAAAGCCCTCCTGCCCCTATCCCTTCAAGGGTTTGGCCGGCGTCGGCGTGGCCTTTAAACTGGCCCATGCGCTCCTCGGGCGGGTCCCGGAGGAATTCCTGGAAGTGGCCGCCCTGGGAACCATCGCCGATCTGGTTCCCCTGCTGGATGAGAACCGGGTGATCGCTTCCCTGGGCCTGGAGAGGATGAACCGGCGCCGTCACCCGGGATTGACGGCGCTGATGGATGTCGCCGGAATCAAGGGAGAAGTGACGGCCGGCCACGTCGGCTTTTTTCTGGGGCCCCGGATCAACGCCACGGGTCGTCTCGATTCGGCCGACCGGGCGGTTCGGCTTCTGCTTGCCGAAGACCCGTCTGAAACCCGGCGCATTGCGGAAGAGTTGGACCGGATGAATCGGGAGCGGCAACAGTTGGTGGAGGCCATTTATGCGGAAGCCGAAGCCCAGGTGCGGGAAAATCCCGAACGCCACCGGAGGGTGATCGTCGTTGCCGCCGAGGGATGGAACATCGGTGTGATCGGGATTGTCGCTTCCCGGCTGGTGGAAACCTATTACCGGCCGGCCATCGTGCTCGGAATCGAAGGGGAAACCGGCACGGCCAAGGGGTCGGCCCGAAGCATCGAGGGCTTCGACATCTACCGGGCCCTCACCGCCTGCGCGGATTTGCTGTCGCATTACGGCGGCCATCCGATGGCGGCGGGAATGACCCTTCCGGCGGACCATCTTCCAAAGCTGCAGGAGCGGCTTGCGGAACTGGCGGAAGAGTGGCTGACCGAGGAGGATTACATTCCCCTGATGCGGGTGGATGCGGACCTGGACCTGGAGGATGTCGGTCCCGGGCTCATTGAGCAGCTGAACCGGCTGGAACCCTGCGGCTACGGCAATCCCACCCCCTGTTTCCGGGTCTCAGGAGCGGGGATGAGCCGGATGCAGGTGGTGGGTTCCGATCGAAACCACCTGAAGCTCACCCTGATCCGACAGGGGCATTCCCTGGAGGCGGTGGGTTTCCGCATGGGGAACCTGGCGGAGGAGATCGCTCCCCATTCCCGCCCCGACTTCCTGGGGGAGCTCACCTTCAATGAGTGGAACAATCGGCGCGTTCCGCAGCTTAAGATCCGGGATGCGGCGGTGAATCACGTCCAGGTGTTCGACTGGCGGAGCAACCGGATTCCGGAGGAGCGCCTCCGGGCCGTTGCCGATCGACCGGATGCGGCGGTGTTCGCATCCTCCCCGGAGGGGAACGGGACAGGTGGCGTCCGCCTGTCCTGGGACATGGAAGAGATGCCGGACCTCACTTCCTTCAGGCGGCTCGTTTTCGCCGATCTGCCCCCTTCGCTGGAGCGGTTCGAGCGGGTGGTCCGGACCGCCTCCCGGGTGGAACGCCTTTATTTTGCCTATGGGGACGCATCCTTGGATCCGGTTTTTTTTCATGTTCCGAATCGGGAGCGGTTCAAGCTTCTGTATGCGATCCTGCTGCGGAAAAAATGGGTGCACCCCCGGCGGGACCTGGAGGGGCTGCGTCGCCGGACCGGAATGTCCAAGCGGATGATCGCCTTCATTTTAAAGGTCTTTTTCGAATTGGGATTTCTCGAGAGGGATGGTGAGCGGTGGAACGTGGTGGAAAAACCCGCCAAACGCTCTCTGGAGGAATCAAAAACATATCGCGACCAACTGGAGCGGGAGCGGGTGTGGAACCGGCTGGTTTATTCCTCTTACAGGGACCTGTGCGCGTATCTTTCCGCCGTCACATCCCTTGACATCAGAATGGGAGGATCGGACCAACATGAACTTCAAGGAAAAAATTCGGGTGATTCCCGACTTTCCGCAACCGGGAATCCGGTTTAAGGACATCACCACCCTGCTGAAGGACGGAAAGGCTTTCCACGCGGCGATCGACACACTGGTCGATTCGCTGAAGGAGAAGGAAATCGACGTGATCGTGGGGCCGGAAGCGCGGGGATTCGTGGTGGGAGCCCCTCTGGCCTACGCGATGGGGGTGGGTTTTGTCCCCGTCCGCAAATCCGGCAAATTGCCGGCGGAGACCGTGGAGGTCGAGTACAGCCTGGAGTACGGAAAGGACCGCCTGGCCATCCATCGGGATGCCATCCAGCCGGGGCAGCGGGTGCTGGTGGCCGATGATCTCTTGGCCACCGGCGGAACCATCTCGGCCACCATCGAACTGGTGAAAAAGCTCCAGGGAGAGGTGGTGGGCGCCGCTTTCCTCATCGAGCTCTCCTATCTGAACGGCCGGGAAAAGCTGTCGGATGTGGAGGTGCTTTCGCTGGTCACTTTTTGATCGCTCCAAGCGAAAGGTGCCGGATGCGGGTCCGACAAATCAAGGGGGTGCGCATGCACCCCCTTTTCCCTCAGGAAATCCGAAGGACAATTTTTCCGAACTGACGCCCGTCCTTCATGCGGTTCAAAGCCTCCGCCGCCTCCTCGAGGGGATAGGATTTGTCGAGGACCGGCCGGATGCGGTGTTTTTCAAAGAGGTTCAGCATCTGTCCGAATTCTTCGTCATTGCCCATGGTGGACCCGAGGATGTCCAGCTGTTTCAGGAAGATGAAGGGCATCACCAATTGGGGAACGGGTCCCCGGGTCGCGCCGAAGGTGACGATCCGTCCCCCGGGCTTTGTCAGGCGGACCAGCTGGGGAAAGATGTCTCCGCCGACGCTGTCGACACAGAGGTCCGCTCCGCCCCCGGTCGCCTTTTGCAGCTCCTTGACCCAGTTTTCGCTGTTGTAATTGACGCCCCCGGCGGCGCCCAGCTCCATGGCCCGTCTGATTTTTTCATCGCTGCCGGATGTGACGAAAACCCGGGCTCCCAGGGCGGACGCGATGAGGAGCAGGAAGGTGGCCACACCGCCGCCGATGCCCGGAATGACCACCACTTCCCCTTCCCGAAGGCGACCTCGCGTCACCAGAGCCCTGTATGCGGTGAGGCCCGCGAGGGGGATCGCCGCGGCCTCCTCCCAGGTGAGGTACGCCGGTTTGGGGAAGACGTTTTCCGCCGGAACCACGATCATTTCCGCGTAGGTCCCGTCCTTGGGAGAGCCGAGGATGGTGAAGTCGGGGCCGCTGACCCGCGGATTGTCACCCCAGTTGAGGGAGGGATTGATGATGACCTCCTGACCGATTTGAAAACCGTCGACCCCTTCCCCGAGGGCGGCCACTTCCCCCGCTCCGTCGGAGCCCAGGATCGTGGGAAGCTTGATGCCGGGGTACTGGTTGCGGGTGATGAAATAGTCCCGGCGGTTGAGGGCCGCCGTCTTCAGACGGATCAACACTTCACCCGGACCGGGCGTCGGATCGGGCACCTCTTCGTAGCGCAGCTTTTCCGGACCGCCGAATTCTCTCAAGACGATGGCTTTCATAAAAACCCGGTACGGGCCGCCGGCTTTCAAGCCCAGCAGGCGGCTTCCGACCGGAAATTCGCCTCCTTTCGGACAAAATTTTCGGTGGGGAGTTTTGGACAAAGGGCCGATGATGGTGCGTCCGTCTTCACTGTACCACAAACCGGGACGATTTCAACTTTTCAGCCGCTTGTACCGCAGGTAGTGATACCGGATAAAGCAGCCGATGCAGAATCCCATGATCGCCCCCAGGGCGGCGATGCCCACCATCAGGGCAAAGAGGATGCCGACGGCGTGCCACCCCGCCAGGAAGCCGAGAAGGCTCAGGGAGAGGCAGAGGACGGCAATCCATTGGTTGAAGCGCTGTTGGGCGGGGTCTTCCATCGGGTAATCGGAGGGGGATTTGGAAAGCAGGGGTCGAACAAGGAAAAAGAGGGGATTCGTTCCGGCAATCAGGCTGAAAACCCCCAGGGCCCAGGCGATGGCCAAGATCCACGGCTGATTCAGAAGGAGGGCGAGAGCGACGGTGATCACCAGAAACCATTGATTGGTCCGAACAAAGGGGAGGGGAATTCCCTTCACATCAATCACCACTTTTCCGATATTATTTTGCATATTTATTATACCTTGGCGGAAGCACCTTTGAAAGGGAGGATTCCGCCGAAAAGACTCGGCGCTTCCGGGAGGTGAAGACATGTTGCGGTGGATTCCCCCGGTGGTCCAGGTCGTGGGGTATTCCAATTCGGGGAAAACCACTCTGATCTGCCGGCTGATTCCCCTGTTGGCCCGACGGGGGATCCGGGTGGGAACCCTGAAGCATCACGCAGGAGCGCTGGATCTGGATCGGCGCGGCAAGGATACCTGGCGCCACCGGGAGGCGGGGGCCCGGGTTGTTTCCATTGCGGCGGAGAATCAGTCGGCGGTGTGGTACCGGGAGCCCCGGAGGATGGAGGAACTCCTGACCCATTATGCCGGGGTGGATGTGGTTTTGGCGGAAGGTTTCAAGGAAGCGGACTATCCCAAACTGGTCGTCCTCCGGGAGAAGGAGCACGCGCATCTTCTGGAGCGACTGACCAACATCCGGGCCGTCGTCAGCTGGTTTCCGCCCGATCGGCCTTTTTTCCCCTGGTATGGAATCGACCAGGTGGAGGCGGTCGCCGGGGAAGTGCTTTCCGTCCTGCGGGAATCAAATGGGGACGGGTTCGCTTGAAAAGGTTTCTTAAAGAAAATATAATATTATCCGTAAAATTGGAAGAATCGTCGTTGTTTGCGACGAGGGGACGACGATGCTTCGGAAGAGGTGGGAGCGCATGCGGATTTCTCTCTTGCAAACGGATGTCGTCGCCGGCCGGCCGGAGGAAAACCGGAAGCGCATCGGCGAAAAAATCCGGAGGACGGTGCAGAAAGAGCGTCCCGATGTGGTGGTTCTTCCGGAAATGTGGAACATGGGCTTTCTCTTTTCCCGGCTGGGGGAGCTGGCGGACCGGGGGGAACTGCCCCGGTGGTTGTCGGAGGTGGCCGCGGAGCACGGCGTCTATCTCGTTGCCGGTTCGATCGCGGAGGAGGAGGCGGGGGGCTTTTACAACGCCAGTTACATGTTCGCCCCCGACGGCCGGAGGATCGGACATTACCGGAAAATCCACCTCTTCCGTCTGTTGAAGGAAGAGCGGCACCTGAAGCCGGGGAGCGAGCGCTGCCTCTTCCGGCTCGGGGATGTCACGGCGGGAACGATCATCTGCTACGACCTGCGCTTTCCGGAGTTGGTTCGGTCCATGGCCCTGGACGGCATGCAGATTTTGTTCGTTCCGGCGGGATGGCCCCGGGCCCGAATCCGGCATTGGCGAATTCTGAACCAGGCGCGGGCGGTGGAGAACCAGATGTTTGTCGTGGCGGTCAACCGGGTCGGGGAGGAAGAGGGGACCCTGTACGGCGGCCACTCGATGGTGGTGGATCCCTGGGGTGAGGTTCTCGCGGAGGGAGACGGGGAAGAGGCGGTTTTGACCGTGGAAATCGATCCGACCGCCGTCGACCGGGTGCGCACGACCATTCCCGTCTTTGAGGATCGCCGGCCGGAGACGTACGAACGGAAATAGTTTCGGGAAACCAAAGGCGGAAGTCTACGCATCATTTGCCCCATCGGAAAGGAGAAAAGTTCTGGATGAGACGGTCTTTGATCCTGATGGTCATTTTCAGCCTGATTGTTGTCGAAGGATGTTCCCTGTTGTCCAAGAACCCGGGCGCCGAAAGTCCGGAAGGCGGCGATCCGGAATCGTTCCAGGCGGCGACCGACATCGACGGGATGCTGAAGGAAGGCCCCGGCAAGCTGGCGGGGGACAAATATGACGAAGCGAAGCTGAAAAAGGAACTTAACGGGCTTCCGGAAGGATTGTCGGCGGAGGAGGCATACAACCGCCTGATCTATTTGCTGGCGGAGGATTACGGTCCCGTTGTGGAGGAGATCGAAAATTTCAGGCCGTCCTTTGACGTGGGCAATCTCGAGGGGTCGAAAAACGCTTCGGAGGAGAAGAAGGAGGAGCCGCCGGACCGGGTCAACGTTTCCATTCTTTTGGACGCCAGCGGAAGCATGGCCGGCAAGGTGAACGGAAGGGTCAAGATGGATCTGGCCAAGGAAGCGATCCAAAAGTTCGTGTCCCATTTGCCTGAGCAAAGCCGGGTGTCCCTCAGGGTTTACGGCCACAAGGGCAGCAACAGCGAAAAGGACAAAAAGGTTTCCTGCGACAGCACGGAGGAGGTGTATGCCCTGGGGGCGTACGATGAAAGCCGGTTTAAAGAGGCGCTCGGCCGTTTCAAACCCACGGGCTGGACGCCGCTGGCCTCCGCCATCCGGGGAGCGGGGCAGGATCTGTCCGCGGAAAAGGGTGAAAAGGTCAAGAACGTGGTCTATGTGGTGAGCGACGGGATAGAAACCTGCGGCGGGGATCCGGTGAAGGAGGCCAAGGCGCTGCACGAATCGGATATCCAAGCCATTGTCAACATCATCGGCTTTGACGTGGACAACGCGGGGCAGCGGGCCCTCAAGAAGGTGGCCGAAGCCGGAGGCGGAGAGTATCAGACCGCCCGCACCGGGGAGGATCTTCAAAGGTTGTTCGAGAAGAATCAGGATTCCATCGGCGACTTGTTCCGCACCACCGGGTACCGGGTCGGCAACCTCTTCGAAATGAACGCCTATAAACTGGACATGATCGACGAAATTGAAAATCTGCTCGGAAGCAATCCGTTTGTCGGAAGCAAATTCATGGAGGTCTATGACCGGGAGCATCAGCGCCTGAAGAAGGCGGCGGATCTGCTGGCTTCCCTTGGGAAAATCGACGAAAAGACCGGGGAGGACCTGCGCGGAAAGATCGATCGCCGCTTGGAATTGATGCGGAAATATCGGGATGAGAAGAAGGAAGAGTTGCACGACCGGCTGGATCAAGCCCTGGAGAAAGCGAATCGCAAGATGGAGGAAAACATCGACGGGGCGCTGAACCCGTGAAGCACCATGCGCTCGGCGGCCGGAACTGCCCGCTTGTTTGTCCGTGACCCCATGGCCGGTTTCCAGGTTCCCGTTTTGACCCGCAAGAAAAAAGGCCCGAATGCGGGCCTTTTTTCGTTTCCGGCGATCGGCGCCTCATGAGACCGCCGTTTGCTTTCGATGCAGTTTGAACAGCGCCCAGCCTCCGAGGAGGAGGAGGAGACCGATCAATGCGTGGGTGGGATGGGGCGTGGCGGTCTTGGGCAGTTTTCCGCCCTGCTTGGAATTTTCGATGACCTGGGCGACCTTTTCGGGGGCGGTGGTCACCGCGGGGGCTTCTCCCTTTTCAAGGGGAGCGAGCGTCAGGCGACCCTGCTCGTCCACCTGCAGTGTCCGCGATTTTTGAAGGCCCGTTTCCACCCCGTTGATCTTGCCCCGGAAGGCGACGAACAGGTGGTATTTCCCGGGCTTCAGTTCGGCGAGATTTTTGACAAAACGCGGACCGTGGTTCGACGGGCTTTCCCTGAGTTCCACCATCTCTCCGCTCTCCGTGCCCAGGGCGAAGCTCCATTTCCCTTCGGCATTTTCCGCGTAGTGGAGGTCGGCGGAGATCTTTGAACCGTCGATCTTCACGGAAAGGGAAGGAATCTCAAATATGTATTCCTTGTTCAGCCTGCCGGTGCGGTCCCCCAGCTGGCCCTCGAAGGAGACATTCAGCTGGTGCTTGCCGGGAGAGGTGATGGAAAATTTGGCCTGGGCTTGTCCGCCCTCGTATTCGACGGTGGTGGAGTCGTGGCCGTCCAGGACGAAAGACCAGTCTCCCCGGACATTTTCTTCCCCTTCAAGGGTGGCGGTGAACACCCATTTTCCCTCCCCGGCCGGCCGATGGGAGACCTTCACGACATGTTCCGCCGCTTCATCGGATGTTGCAAACACAGCAGAAGGAATTCCAAATAGAAGAAAAAATGAGAGAAGGAAGAAGTGCCATCGGTTCATCGCTTTTCCTGCCCTCCCGTTCCGCATTGGTTATCCTTAGATTATCATATTTGCCGGTTCTGTAAAACTACCGATTTTTAATTTTCGAGAAAAAATCATAAAAAAATGCGGGGAAGCGGCCGGGCCTTCCCCGCCCCGCCGGGAGTCAGTCGGCGGCGGAACCGTCCAGATAAAACAGGCCGGCATTGATCACTTCCACTTCGACGCGCGGGTGGTGTTGCCAGATGGTCTCCCGGATTCGCTGCTCCTTTTCGCTGCTTTTCACTTCTTCCGGGTAGAAGTGTTCCAGCTGTTCCAATTCCATTTTCATCCGGTTCAAGGCCTGTTCCGCCCAGTCCAGATCCTGCTGTTCGATCCGTTCTTGCAGGAACCGTTCCAGCTCTCCCACCCCCTCCACGATCGTCAGCTGGGGTTGAACCGTGTGCCGGTTGGCCGGCAGCCTGGCGGTCCACCGCCGCCGCAACATCTTGCGGAAAAAATCCTCGACGATTTCACCGCTGTGCAGATTGATCCCCAGGCAGCAGATTTCGTCCTTCTTTTGGTCGCACACGAAAGAGATCTGAAAATTGACTCCCAGCCACGGGATATAGGGGCGGGAGGTCAAGGGACTTCCCACGGGAGCGGGCTTTTCTTCGAAGAGGCGGACAAACCTTCCGCGCTTTTTGGCGGATTCCAGCATGGAAACAAATCGGGGGGAACCGTAGGTCAAAAGTTCTCCCCGGTCGTGTTCGCCCAATCGCTGCGGGTCAAAGACGAAGGTGAGGAGGGAGGGTTTGGGCTCAATCCCCATTTTCTCCACGTACATCCAGTAAAAGGGCCGGTTGACCAGGTCCTTGTCCGCTTCGATGGAAAGCTGCGTGACGAGATGTTCCGGACTTTTTTCGACAAAATGGCAGCCGTGGGCGGTTAAAAACCGTTCGGCAAACGAGCGGATCCGATCAGCCTCCATGGAGCCACCTCTCCCGGCGCCGGTTGTCGGCGAGGATTTCCTCGCGGGTTTCGCGGATGCTCTCCCCGAGGGCCGACAGTTTCCTTCGAATCTGCCGGTCGTCCTCCGCCTCCAGCATGATCTGCATCAAACGCTGTTCCAGGCTGTCCTTCAGCTTGAGCCGCTCCAGAATGGTTTCCAATTCGCCGATCACCATTTCAAACATGTTGATTTTTTCGTGGAGCAGCCAGATGATGTGCTCTTCGATGGTGTTTTTGGTGGCGAAGTTGTAGATGTGCACATCGCGGGTCTGGCCGAGACGATGCACCCGGCCGATCCGCTGTTCCACCCGCATCGGATTCCAGGGCATATCGTAGTTGATGATGTGCCGGCAGAATTGCAGATTGATGCCTTCCCCGCCGGCTTCCGTGGCCACCATGACCTGTGCCCTTTTCTGGAACAGTTCCATCATCCAGTCCTTTTTGTTTCGGGCAAAGCCGCCTCGGTACGGAACGGCGGGGATGTTCTCGGCGGCCAGGCAGCGCAGGATCATCTCCTGGGTCGCGCGGTATTCGGTGAAGAGAATCACCTTTTCCCCGATTTTCTTGATGAGTTGAATCGCCCGGTCCACTTTGGACTGCCGCCTGACGGCCCGGAGCAGGTCCACCAGATGGGCCACCTCGGGGGAAATTTCCTCCGCATCCCTTTCCGAACGTTGAAACAGCTTGAACAGGGTGAGGAAGGCGGCATCCCGGCTGCTGCACACTTCCCGCTGGAGCACGATCAGGGAGAGGGCGCTTTTCAAGTCGCCGGCGCCCTGGCGGGCGCGCTTCCGGACAAACTGGGTGACCCCGTCGTACAAGGCTCTCTCCTCCGGGGAAAGGGTGATCGGCACGGTGGTCACGTGCCGTTTGGTCAAGGGAACGTGTCCGTCGCTGCGCCGGTTGCGGATCATCACCCGGCGGATTTCTTCCCGCAGGCGTTCCTCGTTTTTCGGCAGGCGCTTGCCGGCCACATATTCGTTCTGGAAGGTGGACTCCCGCCCCAAATGGCCCGGTTTGAGGAGGGTGACCAGGTTGAACAGCTCATCCAACTGGTTCTGAAGCGGGGTGGCGGTGAGCAGGAGACAGTATTTCTTCCGGATCTCGTTGACGAATTGCCAGTTTTTCGTACGTCGGTTTTTCAGCTTGTGCGCCTCGTCGACGATCAGCAGGTCGTAGGTTTGGGAAAGGACCTTTTCCCGGTGCGGTTCCCGTTTGGCGGTGTCGATGGAGGCGACCAGGATGTCGTACTGCTCCCACATCCAGGATTGCTTCTGGGCCATGGCCGGGATCTGAAACTTCTGGTTCAACTCCCGCGTCCACTGCAGGACCAGCGAGGAGGGGACGAGGATCAGGGCCCGCTTCACCAGGCCGCGGATGAGGTATTCCTTCAAGATCATTCCCGCTTCGATCGTCTTGCCCAGCCCCACTTCGTCCGCCAGGATGGCCCGGCCGTTCATCTCGTTGATGACGCGGCGGACGGTGTCGATTTGATGGGGGAGGGGGGTGAAGCCGCTCAGGGCCTTCAGGCAGCGAAGCGTGTCGAAGTCGGGAACGGCCTGGGCTTCCGCCGCCTCGAGGGCCAATTGAAACCATTCCCACGACGACCAGCCGGTGTCCGTTTCGACCCGCTTCAGAAACGGGCGCAGCCATGTTCGATCCATGCGGATGGGAACCGATCGCACAGTCATCCCTCCCGGAGATTCCGTCTTACGTAGTATGGGTTGGAAAGAAGAAGATTATAAGACCCGGGATATTTCCGCCTCCTTCGCGCCGGTTCATCCTCGGCGGGCGGGAAACAAACCGCTTCGATCACGAGGGTGAAAGAGAACAAAAGGTGTGGTACACTCTCTAATAGGCCATAGGCATGCAGTGGAAAAGGGGCCATTCGCACTCATCGATTCGTCACAACGGAAAAAATGCGGGTGAAGGCGGGAGGAGAGACCGCGCATGCGGCGCCGAAGGGGCAAGCCCGTAAAGGGTGAATCTCTCAGGCAAAAGGAGGCCCGCCGGACGCAACTCTGGAGAGAGCCCGCCCCGGGCGGGCCACCCACGGGGCATCCCGACCATGTCGGGAGAACTCTCAGGTTTCCGGACAGAGACGCCAGCACCAAAGGGGGGTTCTCTGTCCTTTTTGTTTGAAAAAGCGGAAAGTGTGAGAAACTGAAGCCAAGTCCAGTGGAGGTGGCACTGTGTCGCAACTGAAGCGGACCCCGCTTTATGAAGTCTACAAGGATCAGGCGAAAATGGTGAACTTCAGCGGATGGGAACTGCCCGTCCAATTTTCCGGCATCATTGCGGAACATGAAGCGGTCCGCACGCGGGCGGGCCTGTTTGATGTCTCCCACATGGGCGAGGTGGAGATCAGCGGACCGGACGCCCTGGATCTCATTCAGAGGCTGACCACCAACGACGCGTCCAAACTGGTGCCCGGAAAGGCGCAATATTCCATCATGTGTTACCCGAACGGCGGCACCGTGGACGATCTGTTGATCTACCGGGGGACGGATTCGTTCCTGCTGGTGCTCAACGCGGCGAACGTGGAAAAGGATGTGGAATGGATCGAGAAGCACGCCTCCGGCGAGGTGAGGGTCCGCAATCTGTCGAATCAGATGGCGCAGCTCGCCCTTCAGGGTCCGCTGG
This genomic window contains:
- the recJ gene encoding single-stranded-DNA-specific exonuclease RecJ; protein product: MLRPKTRWRLVEADEQLSKTLAEALGIHPVVARILVSRGIQSPEQAKRFLSVDPTQFHDPLLMEDMAPAVERIRFALEKGEKILVYGDYDADGVSSTGLMMQLLRGLAADVRYYIPNRFREGYGLNREALHHAREAGTDLVITVDTGISAAEEAEEARRLGLDLIITDHHEPPSILPEALAVINPKKPSCPYPFKGLAGVGVAFKLAHALLGRVPEEFLEVAALGTIADLVPLLDENRVIASLGLERMNRRRHPGLTALMDVAGIKGEVTAGHVGFFLGPRINATGRLDSADRAVRLLLAEDPSETRRIAEELDRMNRERQQLVEAIYAEAEAQVRENPERHRRVIVVAAEGWNIGVIGIVASRLVETYYRPAIVLGIEGETGTAKGSARSIEGFDIYRALTACADLLSHYGGHPMAAGMTLPADHLPKLQERLAELAEEWLTEEDYIPLMRVDADLDLEDVGPGLIEQLNRLEPCGYGNPTPCFRVSGAGMSRMQVVGSDRNHLKLTLIRQGHSLEAVGFRMGNLAEEIAPHSRPDFLGELTFNEWNNRRVPQLKIRDAAVNHVQVFDWRSNRIPEERLRAVADRPDAAVFASSPEGNGTGGVRLSWDMEEMPDLTSFRRLVFADLPPSLERFERVVRTASRVERLYFAYGDASLDPVFFHVPNRERFKLLYAILLRKKWVHPRRDLEGLRRRTGMSKRMIAFILKVFFELGFLERDGERWNVVEKPAKRSLEESKTYRDQLERERVWNRLVYSSYRDLCAYLSAVTSLDIRMGGSDQHELQGKNSGDSRLSATGNPV
- a CDS encoding adenine phosphoribosyltransferase, whose amino-acid sequence is MNFKEKIRVIPDFPQPGIRFKDITTLLKDGKAFHAAIDTLVDSLKEKEIDVIVGPEARGFVVGAPLAYAMGVGFVPVRKSGKLPAETVEVEYSLEYGKDRLAIHRDAIQPGQRVLVADDLLATGGTISATIELVKKLQGEVVGAAFLIELSYLNGREKLSDVEVLSLVTF
- a CDS encoding zinc-binding dehydrogenase, whose protein sequence is MKAIVLREFGGPEKLRYEEVPDPTPGPGEVLIRLKTAALNRRDYFITRNQYPGIKLPTILGSDGAGEVAALGEGVDGFQIGQEVIINPSLNWGDNPRVSGPDFTILGSPKDGTYAEMIVVPAENVFPKPAYLTWEEAAAIPLAGLTAYRALVTRGRLREGEVVVIPGIGGGVATFLLLIASALGARVFVTSGSDEKIRRAMELGAAGGVNYNSENWVKELQKATGGGADLCVDSVGGDIFPQLVRLTKPGGRIVTFGATRGPVPQLVMPFIFLKQLDILGSTMGNDEEFGQMLNLFEKHRIRPVLDKSYPLEEAAEALNRMKDGRQFGKIVLRIS
- a CDS encoding DUF4395 domain-containing protein is translated as MQNNIGKVVIDVKGIPLPFVRTNQWFLVITVALALLLNQPWILAIAWALGVFSLIAGTNPLFFLVRPLLSKSPSDYPMEDPAQQRFNQWIAVLCLSLSLLGFLAGWHAVGILFALMVGIAALGAIMGFCIGCFIRYHYLRYKRLKS
- the mobB gene encoding molybdopterin-guanine dinucleotide biosynthesis protein B, producing the protein MLRWIPPVVQVVGYSNSGKTTLICRLIPLLARRGIRVGTLKHHAGALDLDRRGKDTWRHREAGARVVSIAAENQSAVWYREPRRMEELLTHYAGVDVVLAEGFKEADYPKLVVLREKEHAHLLERLTNIRAVVSWFPPDRPFFPWYGIDQVEAVAGEVLSVLRESNGDGFA
- a CDS encoding carbon-nitrogen family hydrolase: MRISLLQTDVVAGRPEENRKRIGEKIRRTVQKERPDVVVLPEMWNMGFLFSRLGELADRGELPRWLSEVAAEHGVYLVAGSIAEEEAGGFYNASYMFAPDGRRIGHYRKIHLFRLLKEERHLKPGSERCLFRLGDVTAGTIICYDLRFPELVRSMALDGMQILFVPAGWPRARIRHWRILNQARAVENQMFVVAVNRVGEEEGTLYGGHSMVVDPWGEVLAEGDGEEAVLTVEIDPTAVDRVRTTIPVFEDRRPETYERK
- a CDS encoding vWA domain-containing protein encodes the protein MRRSLILMVIFSLIVVEGCSLLSKNPGAESPEGGDPESFQAATDIDGMLKEGPGKLAGDKYDEAKLKKELNGLPEGLSAEEAYNRLIYLLAEDYGPVVEEIENFRPSFDVGNLEGSKNASEEKKEEPPDRVNVSILLDASGSMAGKVNGRVKMDLAKEAIQKFVSHLPEQSRVSLRVYGHKGSNSEKDKKVSCDSTEEVYALGAYDESRFKEALGRFKPTGWTPLASAIRGAGQDLSAEKGEKVKNVVYVVSDGIETCGGDPVKEAKALHESDIQAIVNIIGFDVDNAGQRALKKVAEAGGGEYQTARTGEDLQRLFEKNQDSIGDLFRTTGYRVGNLFEMNAYKLDMIDEIENLLGSNPFVGSKFMEVYDREHQRLKKAADLLASLGKIDEKTGEDLRGKIDRRLELMRKYRDEKKEELHDRLDQALEKANRKMEENIDGALNP
- a CDS encoding YqhG family protein, with the translated sequence MEADRIRSFAERFLTAHGCHFVEKSPEHLVTQLSIEADKDLVNRPFYWMYVEKMGIEPKPSLLTFVFDPQRLGEHDRGELLTYGSPRFVSMLESAKKRGRFVRLFEEKPAPVGSPLTSRPYIPWLGVNFQISFVCDQKKDEICCLGINLHSGEIVEDFFRKMLRRRWTARLPANRHTVQPQLTIVEGVGELERFLQERIEQQDLDWAEQALNRMKMELEQLEHFYPEEVKSSEKEQRIRETIWQHHPRVEVEVINAGLFYLDGSAAD
- a CDS encoding DEAD/DEAH box helicase — translated: MRSVPIRMDRTWLRPFLKRVETDTGWSSWEWFQLALEAAEAQAVPDFDTLRCLKALSGFTPLPHQIDTVRRVINEMNGRAILADEVGLGKTIEAGMILKEYLIRGLVKRALILVPSSLVLQWTRELNQKFQIPAMAQKQSWMWEQYDILVASIDTAKREPHREKVLSQTYDLLIVDEAHKLKNRRTKNWQFVNEIRKKYCLLLTATPLQNQLDELFNLVTLLKPGHLGRESTFQNEYVAGKRLPKNEERLREEIRRVMIRNRRSDGHVPLTKRHVTTVPITLSPEERALYDGVTQFVRKRARQGAGDLKSALSLIVLQREVCSSRDAAFLTLFKLFQRSERDAEEISPEVAHLVDLLRAVRRQSKVDRAIQLIKKIGEKVILFTEYRATQEMILRCLAAENIPAVPYRGGFARNKKDWMMELFQKRAQVMVATEAGGEGINLQFCRHIINYDMPWNPMRVEQRIGRVHRLGQTRDVHIYNFATKNTIEEHIIWLLHEKINMFEMVIGELETILERLKLKDSLEQRLMQIMLEAEDDRQIRRKLSALGESIRETREEILADNRRRERWLHGG